A single window of Martelella sp. NC20 DNA harbors:
- a CDS encoding DUF6950 family protein has product MRELQRIDGWRARFDAACDDMRRTPFSWGDHDCLVGLVGNLAEALTGEDIVSPWRQRYASGVGALRVLRNDGFADLGGLVATILPEIHISRARLGDVAAIPSDDGFGFALGVVNGERILVLRPSGFGTVDLLSATRGFRIG; this is encoded by the coding sequence ATGAGAGAGCTTCAGCGTATCGATGGATGGCGGGCGCGGTTTGATGCCGCCTGCGATGACATGCGCCGGACGCCGTTTTCGTGGGGCGATCATGATTGCCTTGTCGGGCTGGTCGGCAATCTGGCTGAAGCGCTGACGGGCGAGGATATCGTTTCGCCCTGGCGGCAGCGTTACGCCTCCGGCGTCGGCGCGCTGCGCGTACTGCGCAATGACGGCTTTGCCGATCTCGGCGGCCTCGTCGCAACGATCCTGCCGGAAATCCATATCTCCCGCGCCCGCCTCGGCGATGTTGCGGCCATTCCGTCAGATGACGGTTTCGGGTTCGCGCTCGGCGTCGTCAACGGCGAGCGCATCCTTGTCCTGCGGCCGTCCGGTTTCGGCACGGTCGATCTTCTGAGCGCAACGCGCGGCTTCCGCATCGGGTAA